TGTGAAGGGATTAATAAATAAGGACCATTGCTCAAACTTCGATTGCACTTCTTTCATCTCTTTATCGTATTTTTTGAAGTCCTTTTTTATATTACTAACCAATGCATCCCAATCATTATTTGACAAAGTAGTGTTATCTGAAGTTTTAATTGAAAATTCAAGTACTGATGTTTTACCCCAAATATTTATAAACGAATCTTTTGTTGATAGCGCATATTGCCAATGTATTATATTGTCGGAAGTTGGATTTTTTAGAAACATGACAAAGCCATTTGGAGGTCCAAATCTCGCGTTTAGATATTTGTATAATGCTAAAGGAGAAATAGTCCTTGATATATTTTGCCATCCTTGGGCTGGCAAATTTTCTTTTTTTTCACTATTTTGTTTTGCAATAGCAACCTGTTTCTCCATGGGTACCAATTGCCAATTGTCAATGTTTAGAATTTGATCTATCATGATATACCATTTGTACATCCGAAATTAGATATAAATTTATAGCAACATAAAAAATAACAATTGTGGGGGCATTTCCATTCTCTCCGCAAATATTTTCAAATGGGTCGCCCACATTTCAAACGATAAGAGTGCGACCCATTCTGGATTTTGGGTGTGTCCAATTATTTTTAGTTGAAATTTACCTTTTTAAGTCGGTTGGCAATGGCTTTGGCAATAAGTTGTTTTTTGTCAGGTATCTCAAACCAGAAGAAATTTTGAGGTTCAATCTCATAAAAATTGAAGGGATAGGACTTTTTATCGCTTGCATCCAGCACGACATGAATCTGCGGATAATTCTGCATTTTAAATTTATGTGCGCTCGCAGTATATTGCTTGCCGTCAATCGTTATATTAAATTCTGCATTCTCTACTTTCATACACTTTAAATTTAAGACAATTTTTTCCAATAGCTTTTTAAAAATCCTTCTAGACCAAACACCGGATCTTGTTTTGGTAGAGACAGATCTTCAATACGTGGCAGCGCTTTTTTAAGTTCCTCTGCTGTACCGTGGTTTATGTCGTAATTTTTGCCTTGTGGATAAGCACCGATGCAGACAAAATCTGCTGAATGTTTGGTACACTTGTGACCCGTTCCCGCAGGTAAGATCAGGAGATCGCCTTTTTCGACCGTCAATCTTTTGCCGTTAGGTCCACCAAGGATTACATTGGCACTGCCGCTTGAAATGCCCAGCGCTTCGTGTGCATTGCTATGATAATGATGAAAATCATAGATACCATTTCGCCATGTGTTGCTCCACCCGTTGCGCAAAAAAATTGCCTGAATAATTTCAGAAGCATTGTCTTTGCCACGCGGCAATTTAAAGACATCCTTATAAATAAGGACAGGCAAATCACTATTAGGAAAGTTCCCGTTTTTCTCAAGATGCCATTCAATAATATGCGGATTGGTATTTGTGCGAGTGTTCTTCATGATGCTGTTTCAAATTTCTTTATGGCTTTTTGCATGTCAATGCCTTTACCGATGACGGGTTTGAAAATATCTCCTTCCGACCTTATTCGGTCGACGGCATTCATGATTGTGAAGTCAGACATTTTAAGCCCGGGCTTTACTTCATCCCAATGAAGGGGCATGGAAACCGTCGCACCTGGCTTTGGTCTTACAGAGTAGGGCGCGGAGACAGTAGCTTGGGGTCTGTTTTGTAAGAAGTCGATGTACATTTTACCTTTGCGGTCTTTAACCGTTCTTTCAATGCTTGTAAATTTTGGTAATTGTTCATGCACCATTCTTGCAA
The Ferruginibacter albus DNA segment above includes these coding regions:
- a CDS encoding cupin domain-containing protein, whose translation is MKNTRTNTNPHIIEWHLEKNGNFPNSDLPVLIYKDVFKLPRGKDNASEIIQAIFLRNGWSNTWRNGIYDFHHYHSNAHEALGISSGSANVILGGPNGKRLTVEKGDLLILPAGTGHKCTKHSADFVCIGAYPQGKNYDINHGTAEELKKALPRIEDLSLPKQDPVFGLEGFLKSYWKKLS